acaaagaattaattttagtgaGGGGAAAATAGTTACTGGTTAAAGGGCGGTACTAcgactgtataagaaaaaaaatgaaaaaagtaaacaatattaaagtaaattgttttcgacaaactgaactaatgtatactatttgatattaaaattttcctttaaaagaggtttcatcattttgacgCTAAATGTAGATGTAGGGTgtcttgcagtttacaatgaaattaaatcaaaacaaaacataggtttcgaaattcctacaaaatcttttgaataaacgcgaagtttcgcgggagacacactatttgatttattaaatatatgtaaaccgCAGCTTTTAGATGAGAAATATGGATTCTAGCTAAAAATAACTTCAGTTTTGGAGATAAATGACTAAGGACTAACCAGGCGATTTAGTGAATCTGACGAAAGCGATAAAAttcttctatttaaaaattatacagttattttacattattttaaagatagaaAGCATCATcgaattttaagaataaataatgattttaatgaaacgcaaaatataaacaacttaaaattagacatatacataattaaactcgtccaaaacaatataaatcttATCCTTCCGTCTAATGGTCTAAGAACTGAATATTATGTGGTGAATGTAACTATTAGACGAACGTTCTAGTTCGCTGTTCGTACCTCGCACTAGCTATCCCTGGTGATCAAGCCGCAGCTAATTGCCACTTTAACTTCAAACTGAGATTAGATTAGGTTTTGATGATTTCAGCGCTATGTAACATGACTGAATGCGGTCAAACAAGATTGAATagtatatttacaaacatttctCATTATTAGATTTCGCTCAGTGGTCAAAatttaacagaaaatataagaaaaacatagtaTGAATTTgcatgttttgaatattttaactaaagtcACTAAAGTTATACATATACAGTTAACTAATTGCCGCGCGCGGTTTCGCTCTCGTTTTAGCAGTTGGTCGCCTGATATTTAGCTTATCTTAGCTTTGCTTTTCTTgtagttcaagtttgcttcataccaaatttcattgaattctTGTCAGTGGTatagtggtttggccgtgaaagagcaacggacagacagacaaacagacagagttgctttcgaatttataatatcagtatagattaaTCAATAGTGTTTCCTAAGTTCTACCATTTAAATAAAGCACATATGTATACTTTTCTTATTTTAGTTTCGAGGtatctttgttttattgtagcttaattaaaatgtgtttacACAATTCCAtctctacatattataaaccAAAGATATTTGGTGAATATGTCGGATAAAATCATACTGGCTGCGAATTTTACTAGCGCGCGCCATAAACCAGTAGccttatatttattacgatattaACGCTCAACGTACACCCTTCTGCAAGCCGTGCAGACAGTGCCGGATTAAAAGGTTTCAAGAATAGCAAGCGACAAAAAAGTATAGGTTCTATGTACTCAATTCAGttgggttttttttaatactctcAACAAATATAGGTCACCTGATTGGTCGTTGATAGCGCTGTCTAGCGGTTGTAGTCCATCACTGCTACTTAACAGTTCCACTAATAAATTAGTAAGTATCCACTACTTAACAGTTTATGTGCTAAACATAAAATCTAAACTGTTGTGTCCCATTGTGCTTGTGATTATGCCGCCTTATTTAATCTTCTAACCAGAAAACGGGGAGGCATTCTGTTAGGAGCAGAGAGGGATCATTTTCTATATCTATGGCATTATGTTCATGATTTTTTGTTCGCACTTTTATTTTGTGTCAACTTCAGGTTCAAATTAATTCATTGATCTCATAATGTCGAGTTAGTTTGAATTGAAGTATTGTATAaacatatgttattaataattgattatatagtctttattaaaattgctttaGATAATGGCCGACAACAAGAACAATCAGATCAGCATGGCCGCAAGTGCCATTGCTATGCGCGGCATCCGCATATTTTTAAGCGCGGGAAAGGCCGCTGCGGAGCGTCGAGCTTCTCCACCTCGAGCTCGTCGGACGAAGACCGTTGTACCTGGAAACAAACTTCAGTTTAATATAGCTGAGATTCTGCTTAAGGAAACAAAATTCGATAAGTAATTTGAACAAACTTTTTTAagggttgtatttttttttattgttttattttaattatgtaaatgaagGTCATTTAAAGACTAAGTTTTTGATTTGTGTTTAAGGTACTGTTGTAGTCCAAATTTCAGGTTTAGTAGTTTTGACTTTCtaccatattatatatcttgGAGATCATATTCTGCGgtagaaaatgaaaaaaaaaccgtcatagttatttgacataaaatatgttttgtaagttgGCTTTCAAAAATCTATTCCTAAATTGTGATTTCCAgtcctatattttatttatataattattattagccaTAAGATCTACAGATAActaatatatacctatgtaaacGTTTGCAGCAGCTTttgagttaaataattaaattaaacttgacACAGACGTCgctcaaattataaaatctaattcCTGATAATACACCAACAAAAGTATGAAAAGGCtttgtaattttacatattatgcaagttaatattttatgttccgCGAAGTGGACAGGTCCTCTTATCTAATACCGATAATCGCTACGGagttaatttttagtattgGCACCTAGCACGTATAACGTCATCAATGTCTAATATCCCCCTACACATACAGTACACACACATTCAAACAAGAATTTCAACTGTTGACTAAATTTTAACTCCTATGTTAAATACTATGCATTACGTAAAATTACAATCCACTCAGCTGTTTTAgtttgaatagttatttttttaattaaaatcggaTGTGTAAATTGGCCACATGATGCTAGGGATGCGCCGctaacattgggaactaagatgttatgtcccttgtgacaatacactggctcattcagaCACAGGCAACAATACAATTGTTGTATTCCAATTTGAAGTAGTTCATACGTAAGGTATTGTTGCTGTTTAATGGTAGAAAACCTTACTAGACGTAGTTATGAAACTCAATTTTATCCCCACAAACCATTTTACACCGATGCGTTTTCTgttactgtttaaaaaaaaactagtaattaaactatcaacatatattacatactttCTCATTTGATATATTAGTAGggattcgaaatttgaatacgATCATATcttatacctttttttttaactttgtgtGGTATAAGGATATAAACTGGCCTGCattgcgattctgtaagaattcacttcgtatctctaTTGACAACCGACATAccgtgatacgccattttgatacgtaaaacttataaattttataattattatagttaatgtcgcatatcacattcgGACATTTCACGCTCGAGTTCTGCGGTGAATTTCGAGTTTCGTACAGAATAACTCTAGTGAAAGCTAAAACcttacgataaataataattaaattaaattttaattgtgactCAAGTCAACCTAGtatcaatataaacaaaacgttatgatattattatagtatctaACATCGCGAATAAACAcgcgataaataaattatgacattgcagttgtttgaaaattaatacataattttgctccgtattttattaagtactagctgaacctgcggttttaTCCGCACGAAATGTATTAAACTTcacctttagcacacaagccGTCACCTTCCAATTTGCTCCCTAGGAGTGacttaaaaagtagcctatgtccttcccagTTCCCGCTTCAAACTATCATACGAAAGTTTGTCTAAATCGGTCTAGCGGATAGagttaattttgcatttataatattagtacagctAATGTAATGATTATTTACGTACCGAGCCGTTTGTAGGAACGCGGAAGACATTTATTTCAGAGCAAGAggcttaaaatagtttaatttatttaactttaattgagTAATTTGACGTCTATTTTGtgtattagaaaaattaaattttaattttaaacaaaagtgAGTAAATTATTCTGACTTTGTCTCGTCTTCCGTTTAAGAAATAGTAGAAATAGTTCTTAACTTCAAgacacttatttaaaaaaaaaattaaactattattttataataacgccataaagaaaatgagaaaaCCACGTATACACATTAAAAATTCTACCGAAACGTTTACGGTAATTGTCTTccaaattttgtttataccaCCCTGTTTACGCCCTTGTCAGTTGAACTCGTGAGCTCCATGAAGCTAGCCGTATTACACGCACGCACCCCTTATCATGCCGTATCGACAGCTCAAAGAAAAAACACTAGAAATGTTATATAGAAATACTCATTTCAGCAAGTGAGtcgaacataaaataatatcaccaAGAAATGAATTACGTTTGAAACGTCGCGTGAGCATgacaaatatgatttaaagtGAATATTTTCCATAAAACCATACATATTTACGTTATTGTGTATTGAAAAACATGACTACACTTTTTACCTACACACACGTTGTTATTGTCTGACGTTTAgcggttttaaaatatttaatgaatagcaTTACGTAaaatttggttatatttttttattttagaaatgaatTGGATGCTCTCTTCACGATGTACAGAAGATTGGTGACATCTGCACAAAACGCGGCACCCACTTCTGTTATTGCTCAGCCAGCTGCCAAAATTgacgtaagtatttttatatctatttaagaATGTATGGGATTGCCTTCAAAATTAAGTTGAGCCTGTTATCTCGACCGTACCATTCAATCTCTgtcgtgacattggcgaaataatctgtgcacTTTCGACACAAAAAAagtcacaatataaaaaaaattatgtacgaTGAGAAGAGACCGGTGTTTTGTACAGGAAATGTGCACTAATTACACATTTAATCCCAAAtcttatgcaaataaatatgtttataaaacatatttatgttgtGACTTGTGGGATTGGACAAACGTGTCGCTCTGTAAGCctgtatttatgtttgttaaaaataagcGTTAAAACGAAGCCGCGACTTATAATAAGCGTAGAAACaatattgtgatcattttaGATAGCTTGGTTGGACACGACTATCAATACacaaatattcgaaaaaaaaaaatgcttattaaaCTAACCGTAAATTTTATATGTCGAatgtagttaatatttaaatataggtaaatTATCTACGTAAGTTatctaacataataattatctttgtcATCTCTGTTTGTTGTTTTACGAGCTTAagtgttatcaataaataaaactgatagCAAGAGTAGAAAAAAAAGTTCGAAACACgcaaattcatataatattttcaaattcatttcaACAATTACGATAGTCGAATTTTAACGAATGCGtgaataatagttattaattgtTCCGTGTtccatattcaatatataaatgaaattgacgAGTTAGATTATCTACACAATATGAGTTATGTTTAAAACGGGTGACACGCTAGTCTTACAATATGATCTTATAATCAAATTCTACTCGCAAGACATTACTTGGTGGTGGTGCTTGTACAAGCCCGTATGGGTTGAGTTactctatcgccaaacagtaatatattgtattgcgTAATGTTGAGTAAGGCAGTTTAACTGCAGCCATCTCTTATTCTTCGTGTGCTTCATTACTGAAGGTCGTGCTTGTCCTGAAATTCTTTCAACGATGAGTCGACTAGCTTCCTCCGCAACACTCTGTCCTCGGCTAGTCTCAGGGCAGTCGGAATATTGAGTTGcgttatattttgaatctgGTCGGACCAGTGGGTAGGTAATCGACTGCGTGATCTCTTGCCTTCGATTTGCCCTACTACAACCAGTTTATCCAGACTGTCTGGTTGCCTCCAGGCAACATGACCAAAATATGTTAGAACTCGTTGGTAGCATATACTGGATAGTCTAGTAATCTTCAGTTGGTCGAGAATAGACTTGTTGGTTCGgtagccacaagggacataaaatcgtagaatatctatgggcgatacttaacatcaggtggccctatACTCGTGTatctttattgtaaaaaaaacgaCATGTCACGTTTTGTACTTCTAtggctattaaaataataaaaaagcgacCACATGAAATTTCtacgacataaataaaaacctgCCTGAAACGTAAACTTTGAAAGTATGTATCTAACATGTTATGTACGCACGCAATTCGAAACATCTTTTGTCTGACGAATGTTCTCTATTATATTCGTGACCAATTATGACGTGATACAGCTAACGTTTACGGCAATgccgaaataaaaaaacacattcgaTGTTCGTATTTCGATATCTTTTATGACTAGCAATAGTTGGATGTGTTTCTAGCATGCTTAAAATCTGATATAGCAGCAAtttgctttattattttgtgCCAAAACGAACGAATGttacaatttaatgttatacCGCCAGCTTCTAGGGGGAAATGTCACAGGATTGTTCTGCTTCGAAATTAGACTTAAAAatgctattataaaaatattatttatcccaAACACAGAtagttgttaataattttatttgatatattataattgataagcTATTGATTTTACTGAGGAATAAATCCAACCGTGTGGGGTAGAGAAAGTATAAAAATAGGGATACGTCATATATTATTCGAtatgtaggcagactggcaaatgggtcaccatATGATAAGTGGTCTCCACTGTGTATAATTTGTTCACGTTGTTTACGTTTTTGGTTGCTTAACGTATATTTTAGTTGGACATAACATGTCTATAATTGCAGATAATGTTTCTAAAACCCGTAGCGATTTTTACCTTAAAATTTcgtatatttgtgtattttgactcgtttatatttaatcaaaattaatttaattatcatttataggAAACTTTTTGActaaaaacctaaaaaaacatgtttttccATCACCAACGCTCGCATGAAAAAAGCGTACGTATGGGTTTTTTGAAACGACACCTAAATTCGCTgtctaaataaatcaaattttcttttttcatatattttatcaggGTATCGACCAGAATACATTCCGTGATGTGATGCATAATACCTTCGACTTGGTGACAGAAGACGTGGTGCTAGACCGTGTATGGCTTACTTGGGAAAGGGGAGTGAATGGTGGTGAAGGGGCCTTAAAGTTTGAAGCCTGGGCTCGAGGTCTAAGCGTACTCTTGCGGGGCACCGATGAAGAGAAGAAGTCGCACTGCTTCGCTGTTTACGATATGAATAATGATGGGTACATCACTAGGGATGAAATGTTTACGCTTCTCAAGTGAGTTAatgagtttattatataatatattcctgcTTAGAATCTAGCAACTTCTTCAAATCAGTTTGATTTTCGAACATCACATTTTGACATACATGTGTACGTTTGATATTTTGAATCCTTCATTCTTTTTTTACTAGGGTGTTACTATgtagagttttatttatttttatttttcgggaaacatacagcatagtataactacacaaatatttaatacaaaaataagtctCACATAAGCCAACAAAGATTCaactgttacattaaaacatggagTTAATCTAATGAGAACAAGTAATTAAtagataatcaaattatataaaattagtttttttttaaagtattttagagagtaacaatacaaaaaataaccaCAAAGAATATTAATGgcatatagattttattaagaaCTTAAACAGATTTACGTTAAAGattactgtaatatttattatgattgtcACATGCTTTTAGTAAAAAAGTTTATAGCGCCTATtactatatatagaatatactttaaatcTGTAACTTCAACTAAAGTTTGAAATCCTGAAATATTCTTCGTCTACTTGACGATAATAGTTACAAGTTAAACAAATGAGccattaaattacaaacaaatagcTACTTAACTTTTTGAAAACACACGTAGGTACGCAATGGTTGTCATCGCGTTACAAACGACTGACTCCGACGTTTTATAAAGCGCTCGTACACACGATACAATTAGATATTCATTAGGGTATGGTTCCAAATCATACGCTATAGCTATTATGCGTTTTTCTATCAACGTAATCATATAAAGCGTGGCCGATAAATAAGTAAACGTCaagttatattattacacaCGTATTCCTAATTCGTATACATACACAATAAAGCACCAACATAcgaacatttatataaacaccGGACAGTCGCGACGCGGTTGAAACATCGATAAAGCACGTTATTGtccattaaaacataaattcacGATCATAATTtttgaaactaaaatttaaacttttacaacttaaataaaataaaaacaggtaataaaacttttgtaaaatgtttctttaatgGTTGTAGGTACGCTGACATTTTAATTTCTACTGCATAAACCGCAATGTCGCAAGAAAATATAagcatgttattttataattattgatgttttaGTACAACACGCAATAACGATgcagtttgttttaaattgcttTTTGTCGACAACTGTCAAATCTCGGCGTAGTAAAATTAAACACGTGGATCCAAATAAAAGTTAGTATGGCTCGAATTAAAGCAACcgattttttactaaataggaatattttttttagtatttgattACTTAAGCTATAGTTTGTCAGATAAGCAGAGTCTATAAGAGCCGAGTGTGGAGAATGCGTAGTGGATAAACGAAAGGTCTTGATGCGGGCAAGCatagattttttgtttgtttttaattgattaataaaaggaaaaaatagtGACGAAATCTGCAAATATCGGATGCAATTCTGTCACGTACGTACGTTCATCAGCTTGCCAAGGTGCAGTATGGTGGGGTATACTGCAAACCTTCTGCTTCGGAGGCGAAGAGAGCTTTACCCAACATTGGGATATTTCAAACTGTGTACATTTTAAAGTGCGTTTAAGAGTTGGACTTACAAGTCAGTTGATGTTACTCCCCCACTGTCATGGCGTCTTATGATTTAGGTCAAACATACACGTTCTTTAAGTATCTGATCTGTGACGGGATCATTTTGCGCGCACCTAGTACCagtacgaaaaaaaatatgaaagagaatttcaaaattattcttaCCATTTCtctaataagtttataatttctttttatagtTATACTTTAACCCTTCTTCATTCGCTTAAGCgctttttagttttgtttcatatttttgtagaatacataaacataataaacataatcaacctgtaaatttcccactgctgggctaaggcctcctctcccgttgaggagaaggtatggagcatatttcaccacgctgctccaatgcgggttggtggaatacacatgtggcagaatttcgttgaaaattagacacatgcaggtttcctcacgatgttttccttcaccgccgagcacgagatgaattataaacacaaattaagcccatgaaagttaagatgcacgcgttctaaccactgggccatctcggctcttttttttagaatatcgTGACTTAATATGACAATGATGTCATCCTCCTCGTGTCACGTCAGTTGTCAAGCTGATTTAATTTGAGAAATTATTCAGATGAgtcttattttaagattaacaaACTGTATCAGCCAAACGTATACTCAGAACTActcttaatatgaaaattaaattgtactcCATTTGAAGTAactattaaagatatttataggAATTCGCTGTTGAAGCAGCCAGGTGATGAGGACCCGGATGAAGGGGTCAGGGATCTCGTAGAGCTAGTCCTAAGAAAAATGGATATTGACAAGGATGGGAAACTCTCCATAGAAGATTACAAGTAAGACCTTTTTATAACGCTTTTACTAGCTTTGCctgtatctatttatctatctatgaaACTAAAAAACTGATTTTGACCCACTTCAAAACATTgggttaaataaagaaaaagaagaaactTTGCACATTTACCAAGAGCCAACCACTGAcactacaataatttaataaattcgtaCGACTATCTTGATCCTCCGGGGTTTcagtattaacaaaaataaaaataaaaaagaccgAAGATATATAGATTAAGATACACCGAATTAATAATTCAGTTTGTGACTAATgttattcctttatttttaaattaggcaAGCAGTGGAACAAGAACCATTATTACTCGAAGCGTTCGGGCAGTGTCTACCTTCAA
The nucleotide sequence above comes from Vanessa tameamea isolate UH-Manoa-2023 chromosome 2, ilVanTame1 primary haplotype, whole genome shotgun sequence. Encoded proteins:
- the LOC113402134 gene encoding calaxin isoform X2 — encoded protein: MADNKNNQISMAASAIAMRGIRIFLSAGKAAAERRASPPRARRTKTVVPGNKLQFNIAEILLKETKFDKNELDALFTMYRRLVTSAQNAAPTSVIAQPAAKIDGIDQNTFRDVMHNTFDLVTEDVVLDRVWLTWERGVNGGEGALKFEAWARGLSVLLRGTDEEKKSHCFAVYDMNNDGYITRDEMFTLLKNSLLKQPGDEDPDEGVRDLVELVLRKMDIDKDGKLSIEDYKQAVEQEPLLLEAFGQCLPSKRHAAAFIKTLVNK
- the LOC113402134 gene encoding calaxin isoform X1, with the translated sequence MPYRQLKEKTLEMLYRNTHFSKNELDALFTMYRRLVTSAQNAAPTSVIAQPAAKIDGIDQNTFRDVMHNTFDLVTEDVVLDRVWLTWERGVNGGEGALKFEAWARGLSVLLRGTDEEKKSHCFAVYDMNNDGYITRDEMFTLLKNSLLKQPGDEDPDEGVRDLVELVLRKMDIDKDGKLSIEDYKQAVEQEPLLLEAFGQCLPSKRHAAAFIKTLVNK